The proteins below come from a single Pseudarthrobacter sp. SSS035 genomic window:
- a CDS encoding ATP-binding protein yields the protein MTNWRIRDFHSADLDGILHLWESLKATDVEPVYALSEVLASCEKDHAVVAVQGDQVVGAAVGRAAHDQGWIVFLATLPEYRGRGIGTSLLAAVENRMAPHGLNKLSALMPEAETRVEAFLSRGFALKKNLRYFERTIPVQRQELGALGQLGGRILARDLWENVAGMRKEKELLERRLVLPLAEADLADEYGVVPPRAVVLFGPPGTGKTTFAKAIASRLEWPFVEVFPSRLASDPKGLAGALRETFLEIAELEHCVVFIDEVEEIASQRSGEPPSPLQGVTNELLKIIPAFREQPGRLLVCATNFIRALDSAFLRHGRFDYVIPIGLPDRQAREAMWQRFIPAAVVDDVDVELLVERTEGFSPADIEYAARSASQRALEKAVYDDGGAASAGSVSVREAVRKGPCTEDYLDAIGDTRTTVSQEVHEQFLEDIDALGRV from the coding sequence ACTGATGTGGAGCCCGTCTATGCCCTCTCCGAGGTGCTGGCATCCTGCGAAAAGGACCACGCGGTGGTGGCGGTGCAGGGCGATCAGGTGGTGGGCGCCGCCGTCGGACGCGCCGCGCATGACCAGGGCTGGATCGTCTTCCTGGCCACGCTGCCTGAATACCGCGGGCGCGGGATCGGCACCTCGCTGCTCGCCGCCGTCGAAAACCGCATGGCCCCGCACGGCCTCAACAAGCTCTCCGCGCTGATGCCGGAAGCGGAAACCCGGGTGGAGGCGTTCCTCAGCCGCGGCTTCGCGCTCAAGAAGAACCTGCGCTATTTCGAGCGGACCATCCCCGTCCAGCGCCAGGAACTCGGCGCACTGGGCCAGCTGGGCGGCCGGATCCTGGCCCGGGACCTGTGGGAGAACGTGGCCGGCATGCGCAAGGAGAAGGAACTCCTGGAACGCCGGCTGGTCCTGCCTCTCGCGGAGGCCGACCTCGCCGATGAATACGGCGTGGTGCCGCCGCGTGCCGTGGTGCTGTTTGGTCCTCCCGGCACCGGCAAAACCACGTTTGCGAAGGCCATCGCGTCCCGGCTCGAGTGGCCGTTTGTGGAGGTTTTCCCGTCCCGGCTGGCCTCTGATCCCAAGGGCCTCGCCGGCGCCCTGCGCGAAACATTCCTTGAGATCGCGGAACTGGAGCACTGCGTGGTGTTCATCGACGAGGTGGAAGAGATCGCCTCCCAGCGCTCGGGCGAACCGCCGTCGCCCCTTCAGGGCGTCACCAACGAGCTCCTGAAGATCATCCCGGCGTTCCGCGAACAGCCCGGCCGCCTGCTGGTGTGCGCCACCAACTTCATCCGCGCGCTGGACAGCGCCTTCCTTCGCCATGGCCGGTTCGACTACGTCATCCCCATCGGCCTCCCGGACCGCCAGGCCCGTGAAGCCATGTGGCAGCGCTTCATCCCGGCCGCCGTGGTGGACGATGTGGACGTGGAGCTCCTGGTGGAACGGACCGAGGGCTTCTCCCCCGCGGACATTGAGTACGCCGCCCGCAGCGCCTCCCAGCGCGCGCTGGAAAAGGCAGTGTACGACGACGGCGGCGCGGCTTCCGCGGGCAGCGTTTCAGTCCGCGAGGCGGTCCGGAAGGGGCCTTGCACCGAGGACTACCTCGACGCGATCGGCGATACCCGGACCACCGTGAGCCAGGAGGTCCACGAGCAGTTCCTGGAGGACATCGACGCACTGGGGCGGGTCTAA